The genomic DNA aacaacttcaaaaagaagacacagAGCTATCCACAATGTTCAGTGACTAACATAGAGACAGGGTCACCAATAATTAGATATTATAAGTCCTGTACTGAAAAAGTAATAGTAAATCCAATAATCCAATAATATTTAGAGACCACCGATGATTGTGATGCTATCATTTTTGTTCCAGAAGCCGCGCCGCAGCAGGCCTTCAAAAGTCAAGTGCATGTCCTAGCTGGAGAGGGATTTTGTTTTGAGGTTatgacatatttgtttttaacttattttaactgtattgcCTCATTTATGCATTTCACAATGATTTCTCCTTAATTTTTTTGGAAAGCACTTTAACCTCAATCTTCCTACATTTATCCTGCATTTCATTTATTAGAGCAAAGTCTAGTGAGGGTAATAAAGAGCACATTATAGTCTCTGGTATTGTTATATTTGTTCTGAAGTTGTGTTTTATTACTTGTACATTTGCACAATGGGAGGACATTAGATGACACATAGTAAAACCTATACAAAAGGTCAGACATCATGAGTTTATCTTTTACTTTGAGTTGAAAAACCAAGTCTTAAGAGCTTTTAAGTGTGCATCATCATTCAACTGTAGAGTAACGATGTGCGTCTTTTTGTCTCAGCACAAGTGTTCTCACATTTGatcttttctaacatttgtttgtgaaatgtgttttttgcctATAGATTCTGTGTTTTATTGCTTTAGAAAACATTCACCAAGCTCTAAAAAGTAGGAAATCCAATAAAATGCGAGCGTAAAGAGTAGACGTAGTGTTTAATAACTAATAAATGAAGCCTCACTTGTAAACATGTAACTACACAATAAATGTActttgttataatttttgtgTGGGATGTGACAAAGCAATGGCATCATTCTGGCCTCAACTCTATCCTTGTGTTCTTCCCTACAGAGAAAGATGACGTGGCGAGGTTGGTCTCGTCTccaaaggagaagaagaagaggccgATGTCGCAGATAAGTGGTTTGAAAAAGGTCGCACAGAGTCAGAGTTTACCTCCTGTCTGCATCCCACGCTTCGGAGTCAAGACACCGCACGAGAACCTGCTGGCCCAGGTGAGCTCAGGTGTACAGGAAACATGTAAACGGACACTTAtacaccacagacacacacacacacacacaggacatcattcataatatatatttacCCAAATGTCTGTAGGAAATCAAAGAAATCAACCGTTGGGGTGTGAATATCTTCAAGATAGCAGAATATTCCGGAGGCTGCCCTCTGACCGCCATCATGTACGCCATCTTCCAGGTAACATTTTCACTTAAAGACACTAAAATTTTATATAGTACATAAATCAAACTGTTTTTGCTAAAATCATGTGGTTATATGCAATGCTAActtatttttaactttgagcCACTAaggcagggtttttcaaccttacagtcgtgaccccatatggggtccccttgaaataaaatggggtcgcctgaaatgtctagtaataataataaaaaatgtaaaaaaaaatactgattaaaattattattttaaatagtatttatttttattcatctatTGTGCCcagtaaaaaaagaagcaacacaagggtgcaggaagaggcagaaagctttaacagcttaaaggggacatattatgctatttttcacccatctccatttgttctaagaaccacaacaacataatatttgaggtttattttccctaacccgcctgttttctggagttttcgcctccgaaaagtcactttctgaccaattctaaaagcgggctgtttgagtgggcgtgtctattgaTGCAGACTCCACACTACAGTTGATCACTAGTgactttcttttgctattcacacattcaaacattattgttttcagcctaaAACACTTCCCATTACAGTAAAAGACATGCATATTTAAGCGGTTATtttgattgtgagtcagaaaaacactatTTGATGAAGTGTGTGCGCtgtgcagcaacagcagcttcaaacacttactggagctgctacgttgctttcttgtcatcatctcatgtagagattacaggaatagtccattcaaggtgatagtccactgcTTTGTCCAtacgctgcgtcgcattgtgtcataaacgcagtgttgccagattcgTGGTTCATGTCTGGgttgtttttattggaatggGCGGGTTCTAAGGTGTGATTGGGCTGGAAATCGTCAatctgatctggcaacactgattcCCAATTttacttgtgatgtcacaagtatagaaaatttgaaacagagcaattttctctgtgttataagacttacacagaccacaaacaaaagaCTGgctggttttatttcacattttgtgtgttggtggacactcaagttaccacATATGTGCAAAAtttgatttttcataataagaagtattccttttcaaattaaaacactacacacaatctcaaacaactgtattctattttatatctttcactttctcaagtAAGTATTAgtctaaaaatatctgagctggtgtaCATTGTCACtattgtgcactaatcctggctactctgtattcaTGTACACAATAATATAACACATATTAGATTtatctggggtcgccagaaatttgtgagaTAAAAATGAAGTCACGATAagaaaaatgttgggaaccactgcactaatttgcatgtataaaaaaaacacacaaactttacAGCGTGCACAAACACATGTTGATCTACTAACCCTAATAGACAAGGAATGCATCTGTCAAATGCGTAACATttattgtgtagtgtgtagtgtgaatgtattacaacaaaatcatgccttaaaaatatcaaaaagtgAATGAAAGACTAAGATTTTGTGTGAtgtgcatttttgctttttacCGACAGGAACGAGAACTTCTTAAAACTTTTAAGATCCCCGTTGACACCTTCATCACCTTCATGATGACCTTAGAGGAGCACTATCACGCCGAGGTGGCTTATCACAACAACATCCATGCTGCTGATGTGGTGCAGTCCACCCATGTGCTCCTGTCCACACCCGCGTTAGAGGTGGGCTGGTTTTCACACAATCTGCTTTCTGAACAAcgtattttatatatgtatttgtattatataataatgtaatgatgtatgtaatatttttgattttatatttCAGACTGTGTTCACAGACCTGGAGATCTTGGCTGCTTTGTTTGCGAGTGCCATCCATGATGTCGACCATCCAGGAGTTTCCAACCAGTTCCTCATAAACACCAGTGAGACTTTATCCATCTTTCCCCtattattgtttcatttataTAGCTTTAACAAGAAAAATAGAGAAGATCAGAAGATATGACTTGATGAGTAAATAGatgaaaatgcaattaaaaaaatagaaaaattgcAAAACTGTATAGTTAAATTTATAAAATTAAGAAAAGATTCATATTTCAAATGTGCAAACTTTAAACTTGAAAAAATGAATTTCCTTTATTTGTGATGTTTGATTTAAATCTTTATCAtggtttaattttttaaaatttgtctaatagtaatttttaattatattatattatgtagGTGATGTATTAGCGCTTGATAGCccttcgagatgactattgttgtaatttgctctatataaataaagctgaattaaattgaatttattgaaCAGTCTAAGGCATTTCTCCTTGCACCATCTgtaaatatgtacagtatatatttatattcttataggataagaatatatatatctatattctttatttttagattatattttactatttatatttatattcatatatagtctttgttattgtgttgtcgTATTTTATCTCCTTCATTCCACTATTTTCCTGGTGTCGTTTGGGTATtttgtgttgccttctgttcttgcactttatctgatctgtaatgacagtaaatttcaccactgtgggatcaataaagttactctacattttatttacatttattatgaCTTTTCCAAAAGACcatttactgtacattcatTTTCAAACACAACAATTGTGTTTGCTACGAACTAGATAGGCTTCTCAAACATGTTTtccagataaaataaaataaaagttgaatcaaacaaaaattattttctaaaatgacATCATATGTGATGCTTTTCAATTCTCTGCAGGCTCTGAGCTGGCACTAATGTACAATGACGCGTCAGTGCTTGAGAACCATCACCTCGCTGTGGGCTTTAAACTGCTGCAGGAAGAAAACTGTGACATCTTCCAAAACCTTGAAAAGAAAGACAGAGACAACCTCCGCAAGATGGTGATCGACATGGTGAGAGTAAAAGTTTCACTCATGCAAGTGCTGCAGGAACCACATAGGTTTTTTTGTGAATGAGGAGCTGAGGTCTGTTGCTCGTCTGTAGGTGCTGGCCACTGATATGTCCAAGCACATGAACTTTTTGGCGGACATGAAGACGATGGTGGAAACTAAAAAGGTGACAAGCAACGGAGAGCTGCTGCTGGACAACTACTCGGACCGCATTCAGGTTCTATACCCACTTTTATTACCTGATATCATTCATAAATAAAGATATAAGGGAATTTACATAAAAACAATGTCTATTTAATAAAAAAGCAATAATATTAAcataaaatttacaaaaaaatgtaataaaataaattaaagactATAATGCcctattattacaacatatgttATACATAGCttataaaatatgcatttatCACTAGTCTTGTGTATTATTAACCACATTTTACATTTGTGTGGGTTTGAGTTTTtccgtttttttattttggcaagtGAAGATGTTCTCCATCAGTTcttatttaatataatattatttctagAAAGTTGTACGGCTCTCTCCATTTCCAGCACTGAAAGCTCTCCAAGCTCACTCAGGAATGTACACTCCCATCAGGTCGCTAGTCCATCAAAAAGATGTTTTCAAGCAAAAAAGGATCATCTAAACACTTGATTTAGTAAAATATACAGCTTTTTGGCTGTTGGTGGTATCTTGTGTCCATGGCAACATGAGCAGACATGGAGAATTCACTTCCAATGACCACTTTATAATATAACAAACAAATGCCTAATTGTCCATCTAAGACCAgacaaaaaaatcataatttgcCAGAATGTTTCCaggtttttgaaaataattgctatttaatattactgtaaataatgtagtacTGTAACCCCCATCTTATTATATCTGCAACTTGtgataatttacaaaaagtcctgtttttgttgtattttttactttacaaaaaatatttcctGTGGGCTGGAGGCATGTGTACTCCTCCTGCCACCTACAGGATTTATGTGGCAGTGCAGTTACATGGCTCTTTACTCaaaatagatactgtagatagataaaTAGCTTTATTGATCCCGCAGTGTGAaaattttgtgatttatttttatttttgtgatttattgtgcCCGCAGTGGGGGAATGTAATGTCAAATAATAATGACCATTTAAATATGTATAAcagtttaatgctttttttaaaatgtgtatattgCAGAATCAGGAACAGAATCATAAACCTGAATGTTGGCACAGAATATTTTTGTTGATCCAAACATCAGTATGGTGGTGTTGTATAAGTTCCCTGGCTTTGCCTCTGGAAGCCTGACGGAGTCTTGTGTGCGTCTTCTCTTCCAGGTTCTACAGAACATGGTTCACTGTGCTGACCTGAGCAACCCGACCAAACCGCTGGAGCTCTACCGACAGTGGACCGACCGCATCATGATGGAGTTGTTCACACAGGGCGACCGAGAGCGAGACAAAGGCATGGAGATCAGCCCCATGTGTGACAAACACACCGCCTCTGTGGAGAAGACCCAGGTAATGATGCCTTCCATAGAGATTGGATAGAATCAGCATTTGGTCTTTGtttgatttaaagctgctgaaaacattaaaaaacaattcaGACAAAGACATAGTGCAAACGTTGTGAATCAATATATGTATAATGTATGAGGATAAagttgctgcttgaaagttttgTTCTCCACTCTAaaaactctcttattgacattgatGGAAAAGTTGTCATACATTACAGTCccatagatggatgcatagaagtgtttttacttcattcttacagtgatttcttgtgtttgtgcCTCAAaaactgccaaagtgacttcccaacatttctggtgtttttgcGGACTAAAACTTGTGGCAAAACAGAATTccggtgaataataataataataataataataataataataataataataataataattataataataataataatacagttataccgggaacaaactagaaggcaaggcaaatgtatttgtatagcgcatttcatacacaaggcaattaaatgtgctttacatgatcaaaaagtgcaacagaaaacattcaacagcttaaaaaattataagaacattaaaatcagcaataaaaacatttaaaattagcagtaaaaacaaaaataaagccaagccaatcactgtcctccttttcTGGTGAAGAAATCACaggaaaaatgaaggaaaaacatttCTACGCatccgtctatgggactccacatcccacaatgcaatgtgcaaaacttttgaATTTAGAGTGGAGATGAAACCAAACTTACttgcagcaatttcaaccttttacataatTTTTCCGTTCAAATGATCATCAAAAAGAAGATGATGATAATGTAgtgatctatttatttatttactaatatttaattaaaatgtctCGAGCAACTTTAAATGAGAATATTCTGGGATTgatctttttttgttattataaaACTTTTATTAAGGTGGGCTTCATCGACTACATCGTTCATCCTCTGTGGGAGACCTGGGCGGATTTGGTGCATCCCGACGCTCAGGAAATCCTGGACACTCTTGAGGATAACAGGGATTGGTACCAGAGCATGATCCCCCGCAGCCCCTCGCCCCCCATCTCTGAGGAGCACCAGGTGGAGGGAAACTCCGCCGGGGTGgctgaaggaggagaaggagacaAGTTCCACTTTCCTTACAGTttgaaagaagaggaggagattGAGGATGAGGTGGAGTCTGAACTTGAAATCCTCCCTCACGAGGAGCACCTGTCAGAGATTGAGAGGAACGGTAAAGCGCTCTCCACATCTCTGACGCTAAACCCCAACAGCGGCAGCAGCAACAAGTGTCGCACTCTCTCGCCACAGTCACTCCGACTGGCTGCCATGTCAGTGCGGAGCCCCCTCACCCACCGGATGCTGGCTTCCCGGAGGCGTGAGGACACTGACCCAGAGAACTGAGTGCGGCCGATGGTCCGCCGGGAAAAAACAAACCAGCACAACCTGCCCCGCTTTGAAAGACACGAATAAATGAGACGAGGGCGGGACAAGCCTTTACCAATGTCTGTAAAATCACCACAGTCCCTTTACACTGAAGACACCCTTCTCTAGAGAACAGAGGACTGTTCGTCTCTGTCCTGTTTTTCCACTAGAATGTTTTGACCTCTTCTTTGGGTCCTGCAAAGCTACAGTGTCACATGCTGGTTTAGCTGCAGGTTTCCAGTCAATAACGGCTGCGTTTTGGCTCAGATGGTAGGCGGAAGCTTACGCCTGTGCTCTGGAATAGAGGTGACAATGGTAAAGGACACGTCTTCCTCCAGAATAACTGTGACACGAGCAGCCGATGAGGTCTATAGTGGGGTGACAGGGTCATGGAAACTTCTTTTGCACCatagtttttaaattaaaaacatcaaaacgATACCCACCTTTCCATAAGTGAGtatgattttttcatttaaggaTGATGAGGAATGTTATTTTACCAAATAAAGAATGTAGATGAGCAGCGAGAGGAGAGGATGGATGGACCTTAACCTCAGGGTATAAAATCTAATGTAGCACAGATGTACTGGGTACCCCAAACTGTCTCTCCTGTGGGATTTAACGTCAAGACGGAGACAAATGACACTTTGTTTAACCACTACATTCAATTAAAAACCCTTTAATGAGATATATATCTGCAACTTAAGTCGTTTAATAGAAAAACCAGCTTGTAGCATCACAAAAATCAAACACTGAAGAAGACTGAACCCCAGTCTCGTCTGTTGAACACAAAAGACACCACCTGTATGAATAGttgagctttattttttttctacctgTTCAGATATTAAATGGTGTCCTTGTTTTCAGATTTAGAGTTTCTCaaatgatttgttttactttagctgaatttgtgtgtcgatgtggttgagaaggtttttttttaatttttatttttctttttaaatcaggGTGCCTCCGGTCTGCAGTAGCACTTTACCGTCAGCTCCTCAGTTCAGCCACAATAAGGGCTTTACCCGCCGTAGGCCTGCATTACCAGGACACACGTCAGTCCAACAGTACCAGAGCGCAGCGCAGGGCAGGAAACTCATCACAACGTCAGCCCACGTTTAATCATCCATGGTCAGAGCATCTTCACACTCATCCACATttcatctttaaaatgttttctaacAATCCTCtaacaataaattaaacatttctgaCAGAATAATTCATTGCTGCCTTAATCAAAATTGCAAACTTCAGCTTAATATtatgtgttaaggtttcatttattcagacaacttttattttatttttttacaggaaatgtactttgaaatttagtttgaaattcaCTTTATTCTCCTGACATGtgtcgactgccaactgtcagtcttcctcagaggcatctactgattgctcaCGATTTCTTTCATAAGGAAACCATCAAAGCATCTGCCGATCGCTTTCAGGAGGCCTCATGAGGTTTTTATCTGGGCGTGGCAAACTTTATGGTTCTCTCAGGCTGCTCACGCCCCCTGTCGCCCGATGGTAAAAGCAATCGGTActgtagatgcctctgaggatgactgacagttggcagtcgaaacgtGGCGGGAGATTGAAgtgaatttcaaagtaaattcttgaaaaagatgttgactaaatgaaaccttaacatcttatttcaaaaaagaagacaaaatgaccCAATGTCACAGCTCTGAAACCAACATGCTCTATATAAATGCCTAAAGGCTTTGTAAAGTATTCATTACctcataataaaaatgaaagtacttttttgtattatttttattatttagcatACATATTGTTGTGGTTAGTGGGAATGATctctaaaaaaaactgcaatctTTTCCCTGTTCCACCTCCTTACTTGTCTCTCTGCAGAGCTGCATATTGGCATTTCTTTAGAACTCACGAAACATTTTCATTCAGGAAAGCAAAAGCCAAAACATTAATAACtgtatcaatatttatttatttttttaattctaaactGTAGCATTTTATTcttcctttttcatttttaaattgctgtacagaaaaattcaacattttgaaCTTAATGCTCGAAACATAAAAGTTGCTGCTTTGTgtcattggttttttttacacctGATTTTTGCCTTAACTGCTACCAGCATAGCCCACGATATTACATGTATACCATAAACCAGCCTCAACACAGATGAGATTCCTTCCTCTGCACTGCTTCGTTCatacaaagtacaaataccacAGCATTGTGTTTTCCTGCTCTGCTAGTGCGTACTGTTGTGGACGTCACGGGGAGCTTGGGTTTCTTAAGCCTGGTGGTCGAAATGAAATGAATGGGTTTTTGTTGAAAGTCAACAGATTGTATCCGTCGGTAGTGACGGACGTAACATGTGCCATACGtgttcagaaaaataaaatcctgCCAGCCTAcgatactgtacatttttactCTAGAGCTTACACCTGATTATTCTATCAGTCATTATTACCTTTATAGCAGATAGATTTTACAAACGATTCAACAGTAACAGTATTTAACAGTAGACACAGTAACAGCTGATTCCTAATCGGATAGCCGAGACTTGAATGTGTGTAGTTTCAGGTGTTTTTATGTCTTTAAGTACATGGTTGATTTAGAgcaatgtgtgtctgtgtgtgtgcgtgtcgcCATcactgaggtaaaaaaaaaaattattaaaatttaaaaaaaagaccagGAGGCCAGCAAGCACTACACAAGATATGGACTTCCTGGTCCAGCAGTGGTGAAAATGCCAGTCTGACAGTGTTTAATTCATTCTGTTATAGGATGCTTTGTCTGCAGTCCATGTGTGTCCTATCATGATATCCACAAGATTTGACTATTAAAGACCACTGTGCTGTTTTAAACATGCTGATTCTACCACTCTTTATGCCATGTATTGCCCTAATGCCCTGAACggatttattttagttagttACTAAATTAATGTATCTCTTTATATGCTACATATATTGTTTGACTATTTAGCCaacaaaaactccaaaaaagaaGAGTTCATGGAACACAGACCGAGAATGAAGTGCACATAGGAGAGAGTGGGAAACAGTTACGGGACGCAAGCTCatgcttgatcaccctgtagctggccacctttgatgaggatgTCTATTGTTAAAAAGGCCGAAAGGAGCACTAATGATGATGCGTCCCAAATGACATCCTTCCCACATATGATACACAGCTCCTTACGCCActattaaatattaaacctcATGAGAATACtatcttttggcacaaaggacagTTTAACATTACGTCCCGTGTTTAATGATTCCGGCACAAACATGTTGGAGAAGTGTATTAATCCCTTTGTAAAATGTCATGTTGcttttgaataatttttaaaaaacattattattgaaataattaaaatatttactaAGTAGCTATAATCATGAGATATTTGATCACAAATTAGTCTTTTTCACAGACTTCACTGATCTTTTCTTTGACATAAGGTTTCACTCAAAGTTCAAAGGGCAACAGTTTTTTTATGAATATCCAATGCCACTgaacattttagaaaaataattctAATGCATTCAAATTAAGAtagttttctcttttattttgtactttattttctGTCAAACTTTCCACGAGGAAAATGTCCATCCCTGGCAGACAATATTATATGCTAACATGTTTTAACTGTATGTTTTCTAAATTAAAAGCCAGTCTTTAATTTACTGAGCTTTGAGTTGATAACAGCTTTGTCGTGAATCATTTTATTTACTGTTACTCTTCCAAAAACATATTCCTCTTCCCAACGTACATCTCAAATTGTGAATGAACTCTCTGCAATATACTTCATTAAATGAATGGGTAAAAGTAAAAACGTAAGTCTGTCCATCTCTTTGTGTGGCTGCTGCAGGACAACAGTGAACATCTACAGCAGGCTTGTAGCTAAATATCTTCTAATCTGAATCCCTCAATGACAATGTGATTCATCTATTTTAACACTTAAAGAGGTGAGACTCTGGCATGTGTCTACACATCAGCATGTTTAAAATCAGCATGTGTCTTACAGGAGGACATCAGTTCCAGAGTTAATTGTGACTAGTTAGTAGAACCGTCCCGAGTAACTGTTTTGCCGATAACTGCCTCTGTTAACGTCCATGCTGTCTTGTTTTCTCAGCCACTGTGTTGTACGACTTCTATAAAGATATTTATGCTTCAAATGTGTCTGTTCAAACCAAGTACTgtataataaaacattacattttacgTTCTGGAGCCTGAAAATCAAATATACTTTACAAGTATGTACATACCTGCCACTCCAATGTTTTTTGTCTGAGAAATGTGCTATATTTTTGTTCTGCATTTTAAGCCAAAAGAGTCTCGGGAGTTCAGGGTGTTTTAGGTGAAGAATgctattaaattaaattaaagttttgttGTCTTCCTCTGTTTCTTTCCTATGCTAATCACAACCAGCAAACAAGAATGGTCATGAACTTAATATtgtatttacacacaaataagCCGACAACATTGTTACGTTTCATGTcactgtttctcaaatggggttactggtactacagggggtacttgagagagagagagagagagaggggaaaattaacaaatgaaagcattaaaaatattggggtttataatgtttattttaagttaaaaatgataatcataataatgatgaaccgaaaatacaaaggtcagtcttggtcccacaccaggctgGAGATGACCAGAAtcgataaaaactataaaataaatccattcaggaagcactaaatactgtttcattccattcATTTATAAAGttcaattctttaaaatgtgtgttatcactcattcattccatcattatgctctatagttgtttttaacagtattctgagcaaaatgttgtagacagacaaagggggtacttgagttaAATGAGTTTGAGAACCACCGTCATAGCACACACGTTTATGGAATCTATTTCAAACTAATATTAAAGCATTCTGTCAGGGTCATTTGTGACACTTCATTAGTTTAAAgaataatgtaattaaacatCAGGTAGCTTATAAAGAAATTGATGTTGCTCTAAAATCTTTGAGCCCACCTTAGTTTGTATAATAATGGGAAACAGCAAGAAGACACATCATTGAtccaaaatattcaaaaaagtacaaaaaaaaatatcaaaccgAGACCAGAAAAATTATCTTATGGGTCTTGTGATTGCCagtgtcacttttttctcattttccacttttttctcatttttcatgccttactgcctTTTCATCCCactttaagtgtgcacatcatatttacactagtttgtagggtcttgtgatagccttatctaaaaaaacaaaatccaaagttttttaATTATGCCTTACGGTAAGGCTATGTAAGGAATAaaaactggggaaaaaaaaattataaaataaggctatcacaagaccctaaagcTCCTCTAACTCATAAAACATGGGTTCAATACTCACTGTGTGAAAAGATGCTATTTTAGCTTGTTGCCACAAATGTGAAAGTCAAAAAACCATGAGTCATGTAAAGGCAACGTGAACACAGTGTGGAGGATAAGCACTTGCTACAATGTTCATTAGTTCATCAGGTGGGGTTGGGGTTTAATCCCTAATGGCTCACTCAGCAACAAACCTTTAGACACAGTTTTCAAATTTCATGCTCtaaattaaaagttaaatacGCTACGAGATGTCAAAGTTGTGTGAGCAGCTTTGGTGTAGTCTTTcctccattaaaaaaacagcatGTGTGAACACTGCATCTTGGCAacatttttcaactcaaataccCTAAAAGTAAATCATGCCAAAAACACTCTTCTTTATAGGTCAAGTACCAAGGGGGGAGTGGGTAAGTCCATGGTTACCGGTGGCATGAAGTGTTTGATCAAATCCTCCAAACACATAACTGCACAACAGAACAAGAAGATTGGAGTGATacaacaagaaagaaaaaaaaacaaccaaaaggtAAGGGTCTACCTCTGAATGTGTCcctattttcttatttttcatacCTTACTGGATTTTCACCCCACTTGAAGTGTGCacgtcatatttgcactagtttttagggtgttgtgacaaccttatctcaggaaaaaaaatttttttttttgtttttccgcCATACTATAGGAGTGTTAGTTAGTTAgtgtttttctaatttttcatgagatgctgcatttttaccccagtttaagtaagtgcatcatatttacactagtttttaaggTGTTGATATGTTCTTaactcaaaaaagaaaaaaaaaaaaaaatgtaatttttatgccttactatagccttacctctgattttgggtgtcaattttttttca from Gouania willdenowi chromosome 4, fGouWil2.1, whole genome shotgun sequence includes the following:
- the LOC114461593 gene encoding cAMP-specific 3',5'-cyclic phosphodiesterase 4C-like isoform X1; the protein is MDCATLNRERPALPKPPKHLWRQPRTHIRIKQRFNSDNERYLCRNRTLEKLRPGLRKPRMSWPSSQKRFDVENGLQVGRSPVDSQTSPSPGAAPGVNAAHSQRRESFLYRSDSDFDDKTMSRNSSTASDVRVDDMMIVTPFAQILASLQTVKAKFAYLTGAQDHVPSGRPSISSSQSATLHPDLSDDAYQLMVKQTMEEMDWCLGKLERMHTRQSVSEMASDKFKKMLNRELTQLSEASRSGNQVSEFIASTFLEKDDVARLVSSPKEKKKRPMSQISGLKKVAQSQSLPPVCIPRFGVKTPHENLLAQEIKEINRWGVNIFKIAEYSGGCPLTAIMYAIFQERELLKTFKIPVDTFITFMMTLEEHYHAEVAYHNNIHAADVVQSTHVLLSTPALETVFTDLEILAALFASAIHDVDHPGVSNQFLINTSSELALMYNDASVLENHHLAVGFKLLQEENCDIFQNLEKKDRDNLRKMVIDMVLATDMSKHMNFLADMKTMVETKKVTSNGELLLDNYSDRIQVLQNMVHCADLSNPTKPLELYRQWTDRIMMELFTQGDRERDKGMEISPMCDKHTASVEKTQVGFIDYIVHPLWETWADLVHPDAQEILDTLEDNRDWYQSMIPRSPSPPISEEHQVEGNSAGVAEGGEGDKFHFPYSLKEEEEIEDEVESELEILPHEEHLSEIERNGKALSTSLTLNPNSGSSNKCRTLSPQSLRLAAMSVRSPLTHRMLASRRREDTDPEN
- the LOC114461593 gene encoding cAMP-specific 3',5'-cyclic phosphodiesterase 4C-like isoform X3 produces the protein MSLPTNGVYLNPSFQERHFKMWNGNICGSPCAVNRPIDIVQRRRRFDVENGLQVGRSPVDSQTSPSPGAAPGVNAAHSQRRESFLYRSDSDFDDKTMSRNSSTASDVRVDDMMIVTPFAQILASLQTVKAKFAYLTGAQDHVPSGRPSISSSQSATLHPDLSDDAYQLMVKQTMEEMDWCLGKLERMHTRQSVSEMASDKFKKMLNRELTQLSEASRSGNQVSEFIASTFLEKDDVARLVSSPKEKKKRPMSQISGLKKVAQSQSLPPVCIPRFGVKTPHENLLAQEIKEINRWGVNIFKIAEYSGGCPLTAIMYAIFQERELLKTFKIPVDTFITFMMTLEEHYHAEVAYHNNIHAADVVQSTHVLLSTPALETVFTDLEILAALFASAIHDVDHPGVSNQFLINTSSELALMYNDASVLENHHLAVGFKLLQEENCDIFQNLEKKDRDNLRKMVIDMVLATDMSKHMNFLADMKTMVETKKVTSNGELLLDNYSDRIQVLQNMVHCADLSNPTKPLELYRQWTDRIMMELFTQGDRERDKGMEISPMCDKHTASVEKTQVGFIDYIVHPLWETWADLVHPDAQEILDTLEDNRDWYQSMIPRSPSPPISEEHQVEGNSAGVAEGGEGDKFHFPYSLKEEEEIEDEVESELEILPHEEHLSEIERNGKALSTSLTLNPNSGSSNKCRTLSPQSLRLAAMSVRSPLTHRMLASRRREDTDPEN